TCTGCAACCTGGCCTTGGTGGACATCATGTACACTACCAGCGCCAGCACCACCATGATCTCTGTACTGCTGGCTGAGGTCAAAACCATCTCCTACTACTCCTGCATCTCACGAATGTACATCTACCACCTGGGGGACATTGAAGAGTGTCTTGCACTGTCTCTGATGGCTTTGGACAGAACAATTGCCGTCAGCTCCCCTCTTCGATATCACAGCATCCTGACCAACCCACGCATCTTCCTGTTGATCATAGCTTCCTGGTTGATAGGGTTAGGAGCAGCAGTGATGTTAGCAGTACAAGCAGAAGGCCTTCCATACTGTCAGCCCATCATCAGATACGTGTTCTGTGACTTTCCTGCTATGGTTAGAGCTGCCTGTGTCGACCCTGAACCTTATTGGATGCTAGGTGTCATCTTGGGTATTTGGCTGCTTGGTGTACAGTTCACATTCGTTTTACTGTCGTACATGAAACTCATCTACACAGTACTGAGGCTGCCCAACACTGAGAGCAGAGTGCAGGTGTTTAATACCTGTATTTCTCACATCATTGTGGTGTCGAGTTACTTCACTCCCAAGATTGTTGTATGGTTGTTGACTAGGATAGGCTTGACATTGACTCGGACTGAGCGTAATAACTTACAAATTGTAGCCACTCTTTTGCCTTCTCTGATCAACCCTACCGTCTACTGTCTGAAGACCAAAGAGATTAGAGGGAGACTGGTTCAGATACTGACTAGAAAAAGaactataaaatgaaataaaattagGTTGTACATACAACTGATTCTATGGAAAACAGCACTATGATTTTATGCACTTTGTACATTCACCATTCAACTGAGCTAAAaacagcatcatcatcatcactcaTTGAATGTGATCTCCATGAACACATCAACATCAGCTTAAAAAGCTATATTGCCTACAAGCACAAACAGCTTGAACCCAGGCCCTGATTT
This genomic window from Esox lucius isolate fEsoLuc1 chromosome 7, fEsoLuc1.pri, whole genome shotgun sequence contains:
- the LOC114839529 gene encoding olfactory receptor 10G4-like, with product MSYTELLVNFTGHNMEEFTITGFDQLSHQKLLGFLIFFTYFLVLLGSVTNICIIATDRRLHTPMYILICNLALVDIMYTTSASTTMISVLLAEVKTISYYSCISRMYIYHLGDIEECLALSLMALDRTIAVSSPLRYHSILTNPRIFLLIIASWLIGLGAAVMLAVQAEGLPYCQPIIRYVFCDFPAMVRAACVDPEPYWMLGVILGIWLLGVQFTFVLLSYMKLIYTVLRLPNTESRVQVFNTCISHIIVVSSYFTPKIVVWLLTRIGLTLTRTERNNLQIVATLLPSLINPTVYCLKTKEIRGRLVQILTRKRTIK